The region aaataaaataaaaatgaaaaatatgatttatctTGCTTAATATTCCACACatacttgaaaaatatatgtattctgctattttgATTCTATATATGTCAGTTGGGTCCTGTTGATTGACTGTATTCTTCAGATCTATATTTTTGCCAATTTTCTGTCTAGTATTCTATAGGTTGCTGAGAGAGGAAGTGTTGAAGTCTTCAGCTATAATTAGggatttattccttctttcagcTTTAccaatttttgtttcattgtttggTGTGTATACAATTAGGATCATATGCCTTCCTGGTGAATTTATCCTTCAAGCACTATGTAATGTCTTTCTTTGTCCATAGTAATCATTTTTATCTGAAGTCTACTTTGTCAGATATTAATGTAGCCATTCTTATTGGTGTATTATAAGCTACCTGGTCTCATTTGGGGCACCAGAAGCCCCTGTGGACCATATACATTGTTGTCATTGAGCCACGGTGAGCCCTGGGAATAGCTCTGTGATGCAGTACAACAAGGACACACAATCATCAACTTCCTTCTCAAAGTCTCTAGGCCTTTTGCTCCTCTGTATGGAAGTGTATTTGCTGCCATACAGAATGATACTGGCCACAAAGTTTTCTGGATAGATGATCTTTCAGTGTAAGAGTACTCCTGCTGTGCTCCCAACAGAGATCCAAGACAAAGCCCCTAGTGTTTTGATGGCCTCACATATCTGAAATAACAAACTTAAAGGTCTTGAAAGTGTAGTCCACCTGGCTTTTCTGATCTCAATCTCTGCTGCTCAGAGCCTAATCAGTTTGAAATTGTAACTCCAATCCTTTAATTCAGGCAGAGTGCCAACTAATTTATTTTCCCAAGAAAGAGATATAGGGCAATGGTCCCAGCAACGTGAATGGTATTGTGGATCTCTGGCCTCTTTCAGCTGGGCTATCTGATGATACTGCCCATGACCATCAGTGTGGTATGGAATTGGATGGAGAACAAGACTTGCCAGAAAAAGTCCTCATTCATAAGAAAGTTGGCTGACGCCCCTGAAGATGTCCACACCACATTGAGCTTTACTAGCCTATAGAAGTTTTGGTGGAAGATAGGGATATTGTCAGGATAATATTGCCAACAGATTTTAACTATTTGAACATGATGCACTAGTTCACAGTATACACTAGTTCTGTAAACACAGTATACTAGTATATAGAGGGAATGCAGTCTTTGGAAGATGCTTATGATATTTACCCCTGAGGCCTTTCTGGATTGCATAGTTAGTCCATTTTTGATTGACAGCCAATGGTTTATTGACATGGCCTCTACTAGATGGAATCCATAGGTCACAACATGACCTTCTCATGAGCAGAAGGCACCAGCCATGGACTGCTTGGCCAATGGATAAGTATAGCtctctactcctttttttttcttttcctggctaATAGGAAACCATAAATGTTAACTCTTTTTGTTGACCTTTTAAAACACTGAAGCTTACCATTATTTGACACAAACCCATTCGAAGGAGGAAACTTGGCAGGGGGAGTAGAGAACAACAGAGCAGCTCAGTGAAAAAGAGCAGGTTAATGTCTGAGTCCTGGCTACAATTCTGTCAACCACAGTTGAATTCATTTGACATGAAAGGTGTCCATGTGTCTTGTAAAGCAAGGTTGgtaagttgttgttttttaaaaagattttatttatttattttagaaagagagaagggagagagagagcgtgcacaagtgatggggaaggggagagggagagggagaagcagactccctgcttagcagggaggtTGAcagggtgggggaatgggggcctcaatcccaggctaggactctgagatcatgacctgagctgaaggcagacacttaaccgactgagccacctggacaccCTGGTTGGTAAGTTTTGGGAACCCACTGCTGGCCACTGGGAATACCCAATACCTAATATCCAAGCAGTTGTGTTGTAAGTTTGCTGAAGGTTCTGGATATGTCTTCAGTAGTTTTCCCACTGAAGCCTGGTAGTTGCTTAGGAGCATATTATATTTGGTATATTGGCCTGAAATGTTTTATTCCAGATAGCTCCATGACTGTCTTCAGGCCATTTAGGAACTTGTTTAATCTatctcctcagagaagccttctttGATCATTCTGTCTCAAACagatgtgtgtgcttgtgtgtgtgcatgtgcatgtgcatgtgtgtatgtatgcacaaACACACCCCTCTatccctctttatttttcttcataggacTTATAACTGccatacattatattatatatctattattGAGTTTTTGTCTCCCCAATTAATAGTTTAGCAGTAAACAGGATGGAAAAATCCCCTACCTTCATGTGTCTAAATTCCCGGCATTTATAGAGCACAcagtactcaataaacatttgagtAATGAATGATTGAAGAAATCAGTATGGCTTGAATGAGAATTGGGATGTGGTGCACCAGAGTGGCAGGTCCCAGGTGGAAACCGCATGGTAAGCTGAGGCTCACGTTTCAAGGGGGCAATTGGGCTCAGCACTCAGAGCCTGGAGAGTGCTGAGCACAGCTGAGGAAGGGAGGTTTTCAAGGACCGGGATGAAGATGGTAAAAACAATGAACCAGGTTCTGATAGCTATCACCATCTGCAGTACtacccctcccttcttcccacagccccttctcttcctcctttcatggAATCAGAAACCTTATGAGCTATGGAGATCAGAAAGGCTTCACAGAAGACGTGAGACTTAAATCTGATTTGAAAGACAGTTTTTAAGCCACAGTTTCTTTCAAAGTGAACATGGTTGGAACGagatgtgaaaatatatttctggttGCATTTTATAAGTTGactttttaggttttgttttcctCCGTTAGTATGAATAACTCAGATTTGGCTCTCTTCCATTGTAATTCTTGTTCTAAGATCCACCTTTTTTAAGTACATTTAAggctaaaaatgttatttcttttttccaggaTGAAGTAAACCAGATCATGGAAACCAATCTGTGGCTACGTCACGTATGTGTCTGCATTATGTGTCCTTCCCTTGTGCCAGGCTAACAATATCTACTGGATAAATTCCACTAACATTCCCTCTTTCCATCTCTAGCTTATGATGGAGCATAAAATACTATCTATCTGTTTCCAAAGCCTAAAGTTCAGCTCTGTAACAGCTTCTTGATGTGCTGAAACACAGCACAGGTGCTGCAACGTAGTGATAAAGTTCTCTGGGACATAGAGACCTGTCCCTTCTGGTTTCTGCCTCAGGTCTCCTATTTATATCTGTAACTTGAgccccagagtcagatgcttgccGGCTCTTTGATCCTGCTGCACCAGGGGGAAGTCAGGAACTGACTATGAGAGCTTGTGGGTTAGATTCTCACCAGCTGGTTTTATCAGttatactatttcatttttccttcttgtcttAATCTTTTATGCAGACTTTGTAACAAATTCATCATGGTACacttgaactatttttttaatattagaaatggGTTGCTACTCCAGTGTGAATATAGTCTGTGGAACACAGAAGTTGAATTTATAAACTTAGGCAGCTAATAATCAGTAGCTAATTATTTAAGTCATATTTGCCAAAATCAGCTCAGCTACCTAGCACCctatcctttttttaataataaatttattttttattggtgttcaatttgccaacatacagaataaaacccagtgctcatcccgtcaagtgcccccctcagtgcccgccaaccagtcacccccccaccccccgccctcctcctattccatcacccctagtttgtttcccagagttaggagacttccatgttctgtctccctttctgatatttcctacccatttcttctcccttcccctctattccctttcactattatttatattccccaaatgaatgagaccatataatgtttgtccttctccgattgacttacttcactcagcataataccctccagttccatccacgtcgaagcaaatggtgggtatttgtcatttctaatggctgagtaatattccattatatacctaaaccacatcttctttatccattcatctttcgatggacaccgaggctccttccacagtttggctattgaggaGATTGCTGCCAGAAacaccggggtgcaggtgtcccggcatttcattacatctgtatctttggggtaaatccccagcagtgcaattgctgggttgtagggcagatctacttttaactctttgaggaacctccacacagttttcccaccaacagtgcaagagggttcccttttctccgcatcctctccaacagttttggtttcctgccttgttaattttccccattctcactggtgtgaggtggtatctcattgtggttttgatttgtatttccctgatggcaagtgatgcagagtattttctcatgtgcttgttggccatgtctatgtcttcctctgtgagattcctgttcatatcttttgcccatttcatgattggattgtttgtttctttcctagcACCCAATCCTCCATGGATTTAATCTCccaacctttttttaaagtttcttttttcttaagattttatttctttattcatgagaggcccacagagagaggcagagacacaggcagagggagaagcaggctccctgtggggactccgatgagggactcagtcctgggatcctgggatcatgccatgagccaaaggcagatgctcaactgctgagccacccaggcatccctaatctcCTAGCTTTTGATAGAAACCaatgtattctttgttttttttaactaggctccatgcccagtgtggggcttgaactcatgaccctgagatcgagagtcacatgctctaccaactgagccagctaggtgcccctccAATGTACTCTTTAAATAAGAACTTACTTTTTCCAAAAAACCCTGCTAAACCAACATGGAATTAATATTGGAATAAAGtcactaaaattttttattcaaccGACTTTTGCCTTTAGATCTGGAATGACTATAAATTGCGTTGGAACCCAATGGAATATGATGGCATTGAGACTCTTCGTGTTCCTGCGGATAGAATCTGGAAGCCTGACATTGTCCTCTACAACAAGTATGGGCTTCTGGCAACAGTAATCTCTTTCTAAAGTTGCCTTCAGTACATGCCTACCCACAGCAAAAGGGGTGTTACTAATGGTGTCTGGTTTACTTTGCAGTGCTGTTGGTGACTTTCAAGTGGAAGGCAAGACAAAAGCTCTTCTTAAATATGATGGCATGATAATCTGGACTCCACCGGCTATTTTCAAGAGTTCCTGTCCTATGGAtatcacttttttcccttttgatcaTCAAAATTGTTCCCTGAAATTTGGTTCTTGGAGCTATGACAAAGCTGAAATTGATCTTCTAATCATTGGATCTAAAGTAGACATGAATGATTTTTGGGAAAACAGTGAATGGGAAATTGTTGATGCTTCTGGCTACAAACATGATATAAAATACAACTGTTGTGAGGAGATATACACAGATATAACCTATTCTTTTTACATTAGAAGACTGCCAATGTTTTATACCATTAATCTCATCGTCCCTTgtctctttatttcatttctaactGTGCTGGTCTTTTACCTTCCTTCTGATTGTGGTGAAAAGGTGACACTTTGTATTTCAGTCCTGCTTTCTCTGACTGTGTTTTTGCTGGTAATCACAGAAACCATCCCATCCACATCTCTTGTGATCCCACTGGTGGGTGAGTACCTACTGTTCACCATGATTTTTGTCACCCTGTCCATTGCGGTGACTGTATTTGTGTTGAACATACATTATCGCACCCCAGCAACACACACTATGCCCAAGTGGGTGAAGACGGTTTTCCTCCAGCTGTTACCCCAGATCCTGATGATGAGGAGGCCTCTGGACAAGATGAGGAAGACGAGTTCTGATAAAAACTCCAAAGGCATTTCCAGTAGGCCCACCAAAGTCAACTTTGATAATTACAGAGAGACAAAACTTCCTAAAGAATGCTGCCACTGTCATAAATCAAGTGAGCTTGCCACCAGCAAAAGAAGATTAAGTCATCAGTCTTTACAATGGATGACTGAAAATTCAGAGCACTGGCCTGATGTCGAAGATGTAATTAATAGTGTTCAATTCATAGCAGAAAACATGAAgaaccaaaatgaaacaaaggaggTAGGTACATGGCTCCTCCAGCCTGTCCACCTAGAGTGGGCTTAGAGGCACTTGTAGGCCAGGTCAGATCTTCAGTGTGACTTCTGTTTACAAGAGGAACAGGGAGCATTACTGACACTCAGTTATTAAGCAGTTATGGGTGAAGTGGCCTAGGGGTTGGTTAGGAAAAACCATAGTTTCAGAACAAAACTCCACCTCTTGAAATGTTAACTCCAGTGAAATCTGGTTAAAATAAACATTCAGGACAACCTTGGTTAATGAAACTCTTTCTTAAGAACagtggcagagggaagggtgAATGGGAAGATCTGTCTCCAGGGCAGGAGAACCAACTGCACAGCAGCCTGCAGCCTGAGAGTGCTGGGAGAGGGGAGTGAGTCTTCTGCAATTCCAATCCCACTTATTCTACTGGAGAGGGATCTAGGTGTAGATTGAAGGAGCCTCAAGGATATTTTTAGCATCAACATATTCTGCTTTTGTTGCCCAGAGTCTAATGATAGCAGCATGGACCTCCCCCATTCTCCAAAGAGAGAGCTCAAGAAAATCATGCCAGTTTTCCATAGCATAAGGATGACTAGCTTCGGGCGTCTGAAAATTTGTGCCAGGTGTCAGGGTTCGACCTCATACTGCAGTTGTTGGCATTCATATCTCCTAGTGAAAGGATGTCTTGAGACCTGAAGTCCGCTCTGTTGGTGCAGGGGAGGATACTGTGACTGTGAGTCacaaggcagggggtggggggatgcatCATGGTGACACCTTCATAAAATCAAGGGGTTATTGTTGTCTTAAACATCATCTGGTAGGGCCCTCAAAACACAACCTG is a window of Vulpes vulpes isolate BD-2025 chromosome 7, VulVul3, whole genome shotgun sequence DNA encoding:
- the CHRNA6 gene encoding neuronal acetylcholine receptor subunit alpha-6 isoform X1, with translation MLTSKGQGFLHFGLCLCSCIFIPCLKGSAGCASEERLFHKLFSHYNQFIRPVENVSDPVTVHFEVAITQLANVDEVNQIMETNLWLRHIWNDYKLRWNPMEYDGIETLRVPADRIWKPDIVLYNNAVGDFQVEGKTKALLKYDGMIIWTPPAIFKSSCPMDITFFPFDHQNCSLKFGSWSYDKAEIDLLIIGSKVDMNDFWENSEWEIVDASGYKHDIKYNCCEEIYTDITYSFYIRRLPMFYTINLIVPCLFISFLTVLVFYLPSDCGEKVTLCISVLLSLTVFLLVITETIPSTSLVIPLVGEYLLFTMIFVTLSIAVTVFVLNIHYRTPATHTMPKWVKTVFLQLLPQILMMRRPLDKMRKTSSDKNSKGISSRPTKVNFDNYRETKLPKECCHCHKSSELATSKRRLSHQSLQWMTENSEHWPDVEDVINSVQFIAENMKNQNETKEVEDDWKYVAMVVDRVFLWVFIFVCVFGTAGLFLQPLLGNTGKS
- the CHRNA6 gene encoding neuronal acetylcholine receptor subunit alpha-6 isoform X2, translated to MSYYCAGMDPKSSAGCASEERLFHKLFSHYNQFIRPVENVSDPVTVHFEVAITQLANVDEVNQIMETNLWLRHIWNDYKLRWNPMEYDGIETLRVPADRIWKPDIVLYNNAVGDFQVEGKTKALLKYDGMIIWTPPAIFKSSCPMDITFFPFDHQNCSLKFGSWSYDKAEIDLLIIGSKVDMNDFWENSEWEIVDASGYKHDIKYNCCEEIYTDITYSFYIRRLPMFYTINLIVPCLFISFLTVLVFYLPSDCGEKVTLCISVLLSLTVFLLVITETIPSTSLVIPLVGEYLLFTMIFVTLSIAVTVFVLNIHYRTPATHTMPKWVKTVFLQLLPQILMMRRPLDKMRKTSSDKNSKGISSRPTKVNFDNYRETKLPKECCHCHKSSELATSKRRLSHQSLQWMTENSEHWPDVEDVINSVQFIAENMKNQNETKEVEDDWKYVAMVVDRVFLWVFIFVCVFGTAGLFLQPLLGNTGKS